From the genome of Eucalyptus grandis isolate ANBG69807.140 chromosome 2, ASM1654582v1, whole genome shotgun sequence, one region includes:
- the LOC104433550 gene encoding uncharacterized protein LOC104433550: protein MEGAEMNGERCFRRQELEFLDTLKAALQLYLHNFNFIIFTLLTSVPLITLLVYSEIIVHRTLYEVSEFLCGTPDYSYFFDGPRSDSYATRLTRETLPKIIRVFLLYLVPYHLLDLFSLVLTVDAASDLIVAEKEPASLKHVTLKALKKTRFRGPFITSLVSFSRPIGYFGEALLGLVHGVAFCALLKKYMDWSAEWNMGLVVSILEDSYGSEAIDVAAYLSKGNSKKGALLMLVFFLWGLCLRLPCLFGKCSERNGGVLVISVGMCLVCVGNVLKWTTCLLYFNECKKRVVEKKFDEEEGKGVARAIVQENMRVVQSEAEAVGSA from the exons ATGGAAGGAGCTGAAATGAACGGAGAGCGTTGCTTCCGGAGGCAAGAACTGGAGTTCTTGGACACGCTTAAAGCAGCTCTCCAACTCTACCTCCACAACTTCAACTTCATCATCTTCACTCTCCTCACTTCCGTCCCACTAATTACTTTGTTGGTGTACAGTGAAATAATCGTCCACAGGACCTTGTACGAAGTTTCAGAGTTCCTCTGCGGAACTCCCGATTACTCGTATTTCTTCGATGGGCCTCGATCAGATAGTTACGCCACGAGATTGACCCGAGAGACTCTTCCCAAGATTATCCGAGTATTCCTGCTTTACTTGGTGCCTTACCATCTCCTAGACCTCTTCAGCTTAGTCTTGACGGTCGATGCAGCGTCGGATCTGATAGTTGCAGAGAAGGAGCCGGCCAGTCTCAAGCACGTCACCCTGAAAGCTCTCAAGAAGACCCGGTTCAGAGGCCCCTTCATCACATCCCT CGTTTCTTTCAGTCGTCCAATAGGGTACTTCGGAGAAGCCTTGTTGGGTTTAGTCCATGGAGTGGCTTTCTGTGCCCTGCTAAAGAAGTACATGGACTGGAGTGCCGAGTGGAACATGGGTTTGGTCGTTTCTATCTTGGAGGACTCCTATGGGAGTGAAGCGATAGACGTCGCTGCTTACTTGAGCAAAGGGAACAGTAAAAAGGGTGCTCTTCTGATGTTGGTGTTCTTCCTGTGGGGACTCTGTCTGAGGTTGCCATGTCTCTTTGGCAAGTGTAGCGAGAGAAATGGTGGGGTTTTGGTCATTAGTGTGGGGATGTGTCTGGTGTGTGTAGGGAATGTGTTGAAGTGGACGACTTGCTTGCTGTACTTCAATGAGTGCAAGAAGCGGGTTGTGGAGAAGAAGTTCgatgaggaagaagggaagggtGTTGCTCGAGCGATTGTGCAGGAGAATATGAGGGTCGTGCAATCAGAAGCCGAAGCTGTTGGCAGTGCCTGA